The DNA window CGAATACTCAGCAACTTAGCACGTTTGACCACTACTCATGTATGCAGTAAAAGGATAGAAAGCTTCTGAAAAAGTACCTGCTTTAATTTTCTTATTCTTTTGTGTTTTGCTTGTCATAGTCAAGTTCCGTATGTAACTTGTTTGTAGTTGTGGTGCAAACTAATTGTTTCAGGATCCAAAATCCTATGTTTCCCGTATAGTGACACAGCAAAAATGAATCCAAGATACTGAGTGATAAACCCAAGTGGTACATTCTTGATAGCAGGTCAAGTTAAAGTtgcaattttcaaaaatgaaatcATTTTCATTTTTTGATTCAAAAGAGATCTTTACCTTGATAGGAAAACTTGCATAATCTTGTATAATTTAGGCGATTGTAAATGCATGTCTTGCAATTATTGGATTTTCCATCCATGTTATGTTGTCATTTTATTCAATGATTCAGCCTACATGTGACAATGGAGTCATCGTTATATGTGACTTTCTGCAGTGAATCTTAGTTGGCATGATTCATCCACATCTATTCAGAGTGCAACTGCATTTATGACACCCGCACCAACTGTTAGGTCTGTATCCATGAGAGATATGGGCACAGAAATGACTCCTATTGCAAGTCAGGAGCCTTCTCGTACAGGAACTCCCGCGGGAGCAACTTCACCACTTTACAGCCCAACTTCTTCCCGGCCAGCAACTCCACAAAGAAGAGCTCCAGTTTCAACCCAGACTGACTCAGCTGACTGCCATGACGATTTGAACGATAAGGAGATGTCTGAAAAGGAGCTACAAAGGAAAACTAGGAGGGAAATAATGGTGCTAGGCCAAAAATTGGGCAAGACAAACATAGCTGCATGGGCcggcaaggaagaagaagatactgATGCATCAATTTCAACTATCACTGTGTCGAAGGATCAGCCAGACAAAAGTGTCGTCGAAGTGCGTGCAGCAGCCTGGGAAGAAGCAGAAAAGACCAAGTATCTTGCTAGGTAGTATTGTGCAAATAAACTCATGTTACTCCTTAGAGTTGTTCTTCTTTAATTGCTTAAGGAATCTGGTTAAGCATTGGTATGTGTGCAAATAGACTCATGTTGCTCTTCAGAGTTGTTCTCCTTTAATTGCTCGAGAAAGCTCATTAAGCATTTGTATTTATTTCTATCTTTACTCTCTTGCTATTTTTatctaaaagaaaattaattcccAGGTTTAAACGAGAAGAGATCAAGATCCAAGCATGGGAAAATCATCAAAAAGCTACGATTGAAGCTGAAATGAGGAAGATTGAGGTACATTCTATTGTTTCTACagatgatatgtttttatatttCTGTAAATCTTAATTGAGGTTCTCGTGGTGCAACCGCTATTTGTTCCGACTTCAGATGTGTCCTGGTACTCGCATTATTTCAAGTTTGCCTCCATCTCTTAGAATTTATGTTAAGATAAATTAAGCATAATTCTAAAGAACAACAATCCGGCTTCGCTCAATTTGGAATACACATGTTTACTGAATTTGCTTTCGTGCTATTGCTGGTTTTCTTTTCCCACAACTGAAGTTTTCTGATACGATGATGCCCATCATTTGCAGGTAGAGGTGGAAAGAATGAGGGCCTGTGCACATGAGAAGTTAATGAACCAGCTAGCAGCTGTAAGACACAAGGCTGAAGATAAACGTGCTGCGGCCGAAGTCACAAGGAATCAGCAAGCTTCCAAAACTGCTCAGCAAGCAGAGTACATCAGAAGAACAGGTCGAATTCCTTCTTCATTTTCCTGCTGGAGTTGGTGCTCCTAGTGCACCTCAGTTTGAAGGAACAATCCAAGTTTAGTGTGACAAGAAGAAGTTTTCTTGGCTTGACGATGCTGTAGTCTCAGGTAATTCCCTTTTTTTTTGCCTTCATTGTAAAGTGATATAATTAACATGCCATCTGTTGAATTAAATCATGGCCGCTTTTAACtgaaatcaaatcatcattctttaTGGCCTTTCTTATCATGCTTTTATTTAGTGGGAAAGAACTTACACAGTTTTCTCAAAGTCATGTCCATTATATGATCTACCATGCAAGCCTTTGCAGCATTGGTTGAGACTCATATTGTCTATTTCTTCATGCTCAGTCTGGTGTCCCTTGATACATGTTCCATATCTCTTCACAGATATGCCCGTATCTTTATAGAATATGATGTGAATGGAGAATGAGTAGGCAATGACCCCATTAAAGAAACCAAGATTGGAATGTCTTCTTCATGGATATCATCACAGCAATCTCTTCTGGGTGGTGTTATCGAACTGTTGAAAGTTCTACTGACACGGGGGAAGCAGGTCACATCTTCCTGTCCTCTCTGGTCTGTCATACAGTGGAGGTGCAGTGTCGTCACAACGAAGAGCTTATTTTGTCGTTCAAGCCATTCTCATTCCAACATATATACCTCTGTCATCCAATCTGCAGCTTTGAGACACTTAAAGATAATTGAGAATTAATAAGATGATTAATTCAGGAAGAAGGATTCTGATGTGTTGATACAAAGTAACATAATAACATTCTATTACCAGTCAAATAAAACTGTGTCCTTAGGTTAAATTCCAAGGATACTTCTCACTGTTACTTATGAAGTTAGATTATTATCACTTCAAGTGACCATTTTATTGCCAGTGATTGAgattttttcaaacaaattttttttttacgtcTTGTCGTATttaactttattttttatttttttaaataaatatatttgaatGAATAAAATCGTGCATGATTTATCCAAAATAGATAATTCTTTTCAACCGATGTCCATGATGATTAATCATATATCTAGACGTATAATAGCTTCGAACATCCTTGGTTGGTTTAcaataatattttctaaatttattttttacgtTCTCCTTCGTCAAGAGAGATATGATACATGACATTATATCAAACATGCTTCTTTCTTCTTAAGAACTCTTTTCATACTTGAATTTCTTATCATTAGGAATAAGAATAATTCCGCATTATCCCCGACAATATGATTATGTGCTTTTCTTTTCTGTCTAATGTATTTGTTTCCTTTAGTAAGAATCTTGTCACTGGTGTCTTGCCAGATATTAAGTGCTTGTTTAGATGGGCAAAAGGAATATCCATAACCAGCAAGACACATCTGAAGTGGCATCAGTTGACATAGGTGTTTGTGTGCACATATTGGCACCAAATCACTGGAGACACCTCCAAACAAgagagattccaaagttcaatccAAAATGTACACTTTTTCATGGTACTACTCTATTCTGTTCTGTAATTGGTGCAGATTGGCATTCACACTAATTGTATTTGGACTACTCTAAAGTTTGAATCAGGCTTGGAAAGGTTTTAATGGTTTTCTGGATAGCTCTACAGGTTTAGGAGAATATAGAACTTGGTTCTGTCAACAGATGGCAGATGGTGTGTTCAACAGATTTCAATCCCATTGCTGTCTTAAGAGACTAATACACTGAAGCCATGTTTTGATCATTTGTCTTTAGCAAGGAAAGAAGGGAGAGGAGAAGTCTCCACAGCATTGTAGCAATTGGAACTATGAACTCTTCCAAAGTTAGCCACACTATGAACCACAACATTGCGAG is part of the Musa acuminata AAA Group cultivar baxijiao unplaced genomic scaffold, Cavendish_Baxijiao_AAA HiC_scaffold_1048, whole genome shotgun sequence genome and encodes:
- the LOC135665768 gene encoding uncharacterized protein At3g61260-like, with the translated sequence MTPAPTVRSVSMRDMGTEMTPIASQEPSRTGTPAGATSPLYSPTSSRPATPQRRAPVSTQTDSADCHDDLNDKEMSEKELQRKTRREIMVLGQKLGKTNIAAWAGKEEEDTDASISTITVSKDQPDKSVVEVRAAAWEEAEKTKYLARFKREEIKIQAWENHQKATIEAEMRKIEVEVERMRACAHEKLMNQLAAVRHKAEDKRAAAEVTRNQQASKTAQQAEYIRRTGRIPSSFSCWSWCS